One window of Selenomonas ruminantium subsp. lactilytica TAM6421 genomic DNA carries:
- a CDS encoding helix-turn-helix domain-containing protein encodes MRTLNRVKELRVAKGHESQREFANFVTNNLGCPVSYGTINKLENQNGNPTWELLDTLATYFQVSTDYLMGRTNKNLAVAAHVDEEPGDELPPEAKIAVDTFYNKMRALYGKNKGTVENS; translated from the coding sequence AACTTTGAATAGGGTTAAGGAGCTTCGAGTCGCGAAGGGCCATGAGAGCCAGCGAGAATTCGCGAATTTCGTCACGAATAACTTGGGTTGCCCGGTTTCCTATGGAACAATCAATAAATTGGAAAACCAGAATGGAAACCCAACATGGGAATTATTGGATACGCTCGCTACGTACTTCCAGGTATCCACGGATTATCTAATGGGGAGAACCAATAAAAATCTTGCGGTAGCAGCGCATGTCGATGAAGAACCAGGTGACGAGTTACCCCCCGAAGCCAAAATCGCCGTAGACACATTCTACAATAAGATGAGGGCTTTATATGGTAAAAACAAAGGAACTGTGGAAAATAGCTAA